Proteins encoded by one window of Yamadazyma tenuis chromosome 2, complete sequence:
- the MUQ1 gene encoding choline phosphate cytidylyltransferase (EggNog:ENOG503NWRB; COG:I), translating into MFKKRRIKKSDPSSAKRKVINTDLQDDEEVSVMKESVPVTKKFKTADDSGQKKRIREESTETSSYQLVHSKNTAVMETNSEQDTPTKNPLNAIPVNIRTTTITDFQPDVCKDFQQTGYCGYGDTCKFLHIRDETRAKNPVKKEWETVGKSKQVVAQKPGIPFKCVICRQDYIAPLQSQMEGLPGYDILMGFWEDYAGEHLNTIDPYEDENGNKRRLPSSSSQQEQRMWKIVQKKAWAHDKCFLGSCGVGMDCGVGLAPLVVLFFPVLGPLIMYGVHARLIHVVTNEMKLPGSLVAKMEANIVVDLLITFPPVIGCFFGYLHSCSTRNAEGIENTRIWVDGCFDFTHHGHAGAMLQARQLGRELYVGVHSDEDILQNKGPVVMKLAERLTAVEGCKWATKAIPDAPYVTAPDFMDKYGCKYVVHGDDITTDANGNDCYQEMKDLDRFVVVKRTPNISTTDLVGRMLLSTKTHHLPAIKSMGHGLFSNENVAQFEKYATDQGGLHPHAGVYVHLDDDPLHVLVQPAQEVNQTYQKLVYVDGGFDLFHPGHIEALRLVKQHANHVGAAVMVGIHDDKCVNDHKGLNYPIMTLFERSLCVLQCKYVDGVVLAAPYNADRQFLDRLPGSVVAVMHGPTPVDPEVYADARTDGIYQQMGSHKFDDINTQFIVKRVLDNMEAFEERQRKKGWKAENERRLEELERQKHT; encoded by the exons ATGTTCAAAAAGAGACGCATCAAAAAGCTGGACCCCAGCTCCGCAAAACGTAAAGTTATCAATACAGACCTACAGGACGATGAAGAGGTGTCTGTGATGAAAGAATCCGTTCCAGTAACCAAGAAATTCAAGACTGCTGACGACAGTGGCCAGAAGAAACGGATTCGTGAAGAATCTACTGAAACTAGCTCATACCAGTTGGTCCATTCAAAGAACACAGCCGTGATGGAAACAAACAGCGAGCAAGATACCCCCACAAAGAACCCTCTCAATGCTATACCTGTCAACATACGAactaccaccatcaccgacTTCCAGCCCGATGTATGTAAGGACTTTCAACAAACTGGGTACTGTGGGTATGGAGATACCTGTAAGTTTTTACACATCCGAGATGAGACGAGAGCCAAAAATCCCGTGAAAAAGGAATGGGAAACAGTGGGGAAGAGCAAGCAAGTGGTGGCCCAAAAGCCCGGAATTCCTTTTAAATGTGTTATCTGCCGTCAAGATTATATTGCTCCC TTACAGCTGCAAATGGAGGGCCTTCCTGGGTACGACATCCTCATGGGGTTCTGGGAAGACTACGCGGGTGAGCATTTGAATACCATTGACCCGTACGAGGACGAAAATGGCAATAAACGGAGGttaccatcatcttcgtctcaacaagaacaacgaATGTGGAAAATAGTTCAAAAAAAAGCATGGGCTCACGACAAGTGTTTCTTAGGTTCGTGTGGAGTTGGCATGGACTGTGGAGTCGGGTTGGCACCGTTGGTGGTACTTTTTTTCCCGGTGCTAGGTCCTCTAATCATGTACGGGGTTCATGCCAGATTGATACATGTGGTCACTAACGAGATGAAACTCCCCGGGTCGCTTGTGGCCAAAATGGAGGCCAACATCGTGGTGGATCTTTTGATCACGTTTCCACCCGTCATTGGCTGTTTCTTTGGGTATCTTCACTCCTGTTCCACCCGAAACGCTG AAGGTATAGAAAACACGCGGATCTGGGTGGATGGATGCTTCGACTTCACCCACCATGGCCATGCTGGCGCCATGCTCCAGGCTCGCCAGCTCGGACGTGAACTCTACGTCGGAGTCCACAGTGACGAAGATATTCTTCAGAATAAGGGCCCAGTGGTCATGAAACTAGCAGAACGGCTCACAGCCGTTGAGGGCTGTAAATGGGCCACAAAGGCGATTCCAGATGCACCGTACGTGACGGCCCCCGACTTCATGGACAAgtatggctgcaaatacGTGGTTCatggtgatgatatcaCCACCGATGCCAACGGGAACGACTGCTACCAAGAAATGAAGGACCTTGATCGGTtcgtggtggtgaaaaGAACGCCTAACATCCTGACAACGGACTTGGTGGGGCGGATGCTTTTGAGCACAAAAACACACCATTTGCCCGCCATAAAATCGATGGGTCATGGGCTTTTCTCCAATGAGAACGTTGCGCAGTTCGAAAAGTATGCCACCGATCAAGGAGGGCTACACCCCCATGCCGGAGTCTACGTCCACCTCGATGACGACCCATTGCATGTGCTTGTGCAGCCAGCGCAGGAGGTTAACCAGACGTACCAGAAGTTGGTGTACGTCGACGGAGGATTCGACTTGTTCCACCCAGGGCATATCGAAGCGTTGAGACTCGTCAAACAGCATGCAAATCATGTGGGTGCGGCTGTGATGGTGGGGATCCATGACGACAAGTGTGTCAACGACCATAAGGGGCTCAACTACCCGATCATGACGCTTTTTGAACGGCTGTTATGTGTGCTTCAGTGCAAGTACGTCGATGGGGTAGTGTTGGCAGCACCGTACAATGCCGACCGCCAGTTTTTGGACCGGCTTCCGGGcctggtggtggcagtCATGCATGGCCCTACGCCGGTAGACCCCGAGGTGTATGCCGATGCCCGTACCGATGGGATTTACCAGCAAATGGGGTCTCATAAATTCGACGACATCAACACCCAGTTCATTGTCAAACGAGTGTTGGACAATATGGAAGCGTTTGAAGAAAGACAGAGGAAAAAGGGGTGGAAGGCCGAGAACGAACGGCGACTCGAAGAGTTGGAGAGACAAAAGCATACATAG
- a CDS encoding uncharacterized protein (EggNog:ENOG503NVR8; COG:J), with translation MSKLAALAKKRNSSNNTGTNRNVEILNRLTGESKPGPTVPETKIRSKLSLIRDTQKEREKAKSHSEHSNNDDMIVDLAATSQKRIPIEPVLRPPSIDFDICVDTSLISSPRLFFTDGLYSHLNSTSSKKRKLDDQLGQLFTNYELSLETVNKIDKNFNTESPDEKVLNAQKKAFDDFNKLNIKTSKKEDKISKILDQSLKVDIKSELATNKQFKKPHKSFVVIGHVDAGKSTLMGRILLDLNIVDLKTVNKLIKESESIGKGSFALAWVMDQTVEERSRGVTIDIVATNFETETTRFTAIDAPGHKDFVPHLINGLCQADLALLIVDSITGEFESGFQLEGQTKEHTLLAKNLGIKNLCCVINKLDKEDWSQHRYEFIKDQLTDYLINEIGFEQSDLSFIPVSGLSGNNVIKRQDIPEFKWYEGQTLSAYLETIDVPKPSVDEIIKEPFNLVINDIIDNSNSEFTVVGKILSGVIQINDSVSFLPINEIFKVNKINMGGNFVKFSVSGEIVELSFSKKQFKEKTFEDVIIGDIVSNSTDIKPVKSFTCRLSLFNLQKPLLVGTPFVLFRNNFNIPARLTKIIEIDNSKKRKKHLISKQSALVEVEVEGERLLPLTIFETNPHLGKVVIRREGITIGAGTVVKL, from the coding sequence ATGTCCAAGCTAGCAGCGTTGGCAAAAAAGCGTAATTCCTCCAACAATACAGGCACAAATAGGAATGtggagatcttgaaccGACTCACTGGTGAGCTGAAACCAGGTCCTACTGTTCCAGAGACCAAAATACGAAGCAAGCTTAGCCTTATACGAGATACGCAAAAGGAGCGGGAGAAGGCAAAGAGTCATAGTGAACACCTGAACAACGACGATATGATTGTTGATCTTGCAGCCACGTCCCAAAAACGTATACCCATAGAGCCAGTGTTGAGACCACCCTCCATCGACTTTGACATTTGTGTCGACACCTCACTCATAAGTTCTCCCAGACTTTTCTTCACGGATGGTTTATATTCCCACTTGAACAGCACTTCCTCCAAAAAACGAAAGCTTGATGATCAGTTGGGCCAGCTCTTTACTAACTATGAACTTTCTCTAGAAACCGTCAACAAGATCGATAAGAACTTCAATACAGAAAGCCCAGATGAGAAGGTGCTAAATGCCCAAAAGAAAGCATTTGATGACTTTaacaaattgaacatcaaaacgtcaaagaaagaagacaaaATATCGAAGATACTCGACCAGAGCCTCAAGGTTGATATAAAATCCGAGTTGGCCACTAATAAACAGTTCAAAAAACCTCACAAGTCGTTTGTGGTGATTGGGCACGTTGATGCGGGTAAGTCGACGTTAATGGGAAGAATTCTCcttgacttgaacatcgTTGACTTGAAAACCGTAAacaaattgatcaaagagaGTGAAAGTATTGGCAAGGGATCATTTGCGTTGGCTTGGGTTATGGATCAAACGGTAGAGGAGAGATCTAGAGGTGTAACTATCGATATAGTAGCCACCAATTTTGAAACCGAAACCACCAGGTTCACCGCTATAGATGCTCCAGGACACAAAGACTTTGTTCCACATCTCATAAATGGTCTTTGTCAAGCCGATTTGGCTCTATTGATTGTAGATTCCATTACTGGTGAATTTGAATCAGGATTCCAATTGGAAGGCCAGACAAAAGAGCACACTCTACTCGCCAAAAACCTTGGAATCAAGAATCTTTGTTGTGTGATCAACAAGCTCGACAAAGAAGACTGGTCACAACACAGATATGAGTTTATTAAGGACCAATTAACAGACTATTTGATTAATGAAATTGGGTTTGAACAGTCTGATTTGAGCTTTATACCCGTTTCTGGTTTGAGTGGTAACAATGTTATCAAGAGACAAGATATTCCAGAGTTCAAGTGGTATGAAGGACAAACTTTATCTGCCTACTTAGAAACAATTGATGTTCCCAAACCAAGTGTCGATGAAATCATTAAGGAACCTTTTAATTTGGTAatcaatgatatcattGACAACTCAAACTCTGAATTCACTGTGGTGGGAAAAATATTGTCTGGAGTCATTCAGATCAATGATAGTGTCAGCTTTCTTCCAATAAATGAGATATTCAAAGTGAATAAAATCAATATGGGAGGAAACTTTGTAAAGTTTTCTGTTTCTGGAGAAATAGTCGAACTTTCATTCAGTAAAAAACAGTTCAAGGAAAAGACATTTGAGGATGTGAttattggtgatattgtATCCAATTCTACTGATATTAAACCTGTGAAGTCGTTCACTTGTAGATTGTCATTGTTCAACTTACAAAAGCCTTTATTAGTTGGAACTCCATTTGTGTTATTCCggaacaacttcaatatcCCAGCAAGACTCACAaagatcattgaaattgacaACTCAAAGAAGCGGAAGAAGCACTTGATTTCTAAGCAATCGGCTCTAGTCGAAGTGGAAGTCGAAGGAGAAAGATTATTACCGTTAACAATATTCGAGACAAATCCTCATTTGGGCAAAGTTGTTATCAGAAGAGAAGGAATTACTATTGGTGCCGGTACAGTGGTAAAGTTGTGA
- the VTC4 gene encoding vacuolar transporter chaperone (EggNog:ENOG503NU6V; BUSCO:EOG09260KCW; COG:O,P,U) produces the protein MKFGEHLRKSLIKDYSYYYIDYDDLKHELKKSLKSNDFQWKNQLEEEFLNMLEIELDKVYSFTKVKNTELKRRIKDAEKRVNTVIKNLNTTEDDEFQSLENELSDVIADVHDLARFTRLNYTGFQKIVKKHDKLTKFNLRPIFSVRLDAKPFFKDNYDPLIVKLSKLYDLVRTKGNPIKGDSSAGGSQQNFVRQTTKYWVHPDNITELKLIILKHLPVLVFNAEKEFEPEDGAITSIYFDNKDMDLYYGRLMKDEGAEAIRLRWYGGMKSEQIFVERKTHREDWTGEKSVKARFVLKEKKVNAFLKGGLTAKQVFDKMRKEGKKSEQQIENLEKLATEVQYRVIKDKFRPVMRSFYNRTAFQLPGDARVRISLDTELSMVREDNFDGHDRTDGNWRRMDIGVDYPFSQLPEKDICRFPYAVLEVKLQTQLGQEPPLWIRELIGSHLVEAVPKFSKFIHGGASLLPDYVTYLPFWLPQMDVDIRKPKILEEFGINRNQYRLKTSSSGNELDEEEGAGREVTFSNDVNPLEDDLDETTPLLFPSSYMSSSTGTPFQQWFVKVYGKFLHYFNDDRTFNVKPGTNFDLNTTFKDKIPKGKEIAIPIRIEPKVYFAAERTFLSWLSIGMILSITATTLLNYGTKTSLTASIGFFVTALFTFVYSTFMYIWRTLMIREKRPAKYGDTFGPNMICFFIALSTFLTFVFKFTES, from the coding sequence ATGAAGTTCGGAGAGCATTTAAGAaagtctttgatcaaggatTACAGTTACTACTATATTGACTACGATGACTTGAAGCAcgaattgaaaaaatccTTGAAGCTGAACGACTTTCAGTGGAAAAACCAGTTGGAAGaggagtttttgaacatgCTTGAAATCGAACTTGACAAAGTCTATTCGTTCACGAAGGTGAAGAACACcgaattgaagagaagaattAAGGATGCTGAGAAACGGGTCAACACTGTtatcaaaaacttgaacaccacCGAAGACGATGAGTTCCAGTCGTTGGAAAACGAGTTGAGTGATGTGATTGCCGACGTCCACGACCTTGCTAGGTTTACTAGGTTGAACTATACCGGGTTCCAAAAAATCGTCAAAAAGCACGAtaaattgaccaagttcaacttgagaCCAATTTTTCTGGTCAGATTGGACGCAAAGCCctttttcaaagacaacTACGACCCGTTGATAGTcaagttgtccaagttgtacGACTTGGTTAGAACCAAGGGGAATCCAATTAAAGGTGACTCTTCTGCTGGTGGTTCTCAACAGAATTTTGTGAGACAAACCACCAAGTACTGGGTTCACCCCGATAACATcaccgagttgaagttgattaTCTTGAAGCACTTGCCGGTGTTAGTGTTCAATGCTGAAAAAGAGTTTGAACCTGAGGATGGTGCCATTACTTCCATATACTTTGACAACAAGGACATGGATCTCTACTACGGTAGGTTGATGAAAGACGAGGGTGCCGAGGCCATCAGATTGAGATGGTATGGTGGCATGAAGTCTGAACAGATATTCGTCGAGAGAAAGACTCACAGAGAAGACTGGACGGGAGAGAAGTCTGTTAAGGCAAGATTTgtcttgaaggaaaagaaggtgAATGCTTTCTTGAAGGGTGGGTTGACTGCGAAGCAAGTGTTTGATAAAATGAGGAAGGAAGGGAAGAAGTCTGAAcaacaaattgaaaacttggagaaattgGCTACTGAAGTTCAATATAGAGTTATCAAGGACAAGTTTAGACCCGTAATGAGATCATTCTATAACAGAACTGCCTTCCAGTTACCTGGTGATGCCAGAGTAAGAATATCCTTGGATACAGAATTGTCGATGGTGAGGGAAGACAACTTTGATGGCCATGATAGAACCGATGGAAACTGGAGAAGAATGGACATCGGTGTTGATTATCCCTTCAGTCAATTACCAGAGAAGGATATCTGTAGATTTCCTTATGCTGTTTTGGAAGTTAAATTGCAAACTCAATTGGGTCAAGAACCTCCATTGTGGATTAGAGAATTAATTGGTAGTCATCTAGTGGAGGCTGTGcccaagttttccaagttcattcATGGTGGTGCTTCCTTATTACCAGATTATGTCACTTATCTCCCATTTTGGTTGCCTCAGATGGATGTGGATATCCGAAAGCCAAAGATTCTAGAAGAATTTGGTATCAACAGAAATCAATACAGGCTCAAGacctcttcttcaggtAATGAATtggacgaagaagaaggagcGGGACGCGAAGTGACGTTCTCCAATGACGTTAATCCTTTGgaagatgacttggatgaaACAACTCCATTATTGTTTCCCTCTTCTTACATGAGCAGTAGCACCGGAACTCCATTTCAACAATGGTTTGTCAAGGTTTATGGAAAATTCTTACACTACTTTAACGATGATAGAACTTTCAACGTCAAACCTGGTACTAACTTTGATTTGAACACCACTTTCAAGGATAAAATTCCAAAGGGTAAGGAAATTGCTATTCCGATCAGAATTGAGCCAAAGGTTTACTTTGCAGCCGAGAGAACTTTCTTATCTTGGTTATCTATAGGTATGATCTTGAGCATTACTGCCACCACATTGTTGAACTATGGTACTAAAACCTCCTTGACTGCATCAATTGGTTTCTTTGTTACTGCATTGTTCACCTTTGTATATTCAACGTTCATGTACATCTGGAGAACTTTGATGATTAGAGAAAAGAGACCTGCCAAGTATGGTGACACTTTTGGACCAAACATGATTTGCTTCTTCATTGCTTTGTCCACTTTCCTTACCTTTGTCTTCAAATTTACTGAAAGTTGA
- the STF2 gene encoding ATPase stabilizing factor 15 kDa protein (COG:S; EggNog:ENOG503P5PJ) encodes MTRTEKWTVHEASSEPKWFTHNGYFGTDPTKVKKNGAGKGNWGRVGDELLDSDIQFNMFGKSQRRNSNHQENERFIKEKSESIESHYFKDDDRE; translated from the coding sequence ATGACCAGAACCGAAAAATGGACTGTCCACGAAGCATCCTCCGAACCCAAATGGTTTACCCACAATGGCTACTTTGGTACCGATCCCACCAaggtcaagaagaatgggGCCGGTAAAGGTAATTGGGGCCGTGTTGGCGACGAACTTTTGGACTCCGATATCCAATTTAACATGTTTGGTAAGAGCCAAAGGCGCAACTCCAATCACCAGGAAAACGAGCGGTTCATAAAAGAGAAGTCTGAACTGATTGAAAGCCACTACTTCAAAGACGACGACCGCGAATAG
- the MNN13_6 gene encoding mannosyltransferase (EggNog:ENOG503NZ5A; COG:S; CAZy:GT71) yields the protein MDKTFNLRHNRKTVFYGLIVVWLVSVNLWLYGYKSVGFAASEASIYDHEYGTPTTISAQPSSVNVDVFHDTTIKNMAQAVGIKDTRSIDAHSSVYDSLLAKHQLSDILTNLDFTERCDLYFKNLFGQNRNWFVNPSEDLPLDHRHEFDYESFKHNVYDGMKEKYAEGSHKKVDDVDYNDKKVAKAVESLVKAEYKQFWDKTMGIEQKMVDYLSHLRIFNKCYITNDNKYIMDKANKLLTKEATKIDHSKFQADSAEKLINHKSFGSCSELESRIYKWISFSYPIYERWTGDIFLTPPNMRDFVKYPEVFKPTTPKFNELTDDVTKSTLTGNKPCFFNNFKNKLNGKGIVLSIKDSHVDDTVKLIHLLRALNNHYPIQIVFYDSINDESKIKIVNAARKKMIDLPASFNKVAKNFPPGYFNFQDGGLPKQEVWFVNTYNAIHNNYKDKFRGFANKFLATLFNSFEEVMLIDADTVLVQNPSYYFNLKNYVSKGAYFFKDRTAPEFRPTGDTKFFEKITPSILDNLMFDIPIISQKTLGLEFFQGMGHFMESGLVLINRNLHFNSVLTMVQLNFFNPVTTRVYGDKEIFWLGFATTGDEDYHFNKFFAASVGALTPQQDRLNGDGTEKKSQEVCSAHPGHINGEDGKTLIWFNSGFKFCGQSDVVKYEDEVKKQEHLKFLKDAQSMREYYEGPIVLKNAIIPPFKNKLETWAENIIEEPRQGWHMEKGYCNSYLWCAYSSIGGLTNDGGDTTQTGQVFDFDKDSIDLFKYYGDVWVGNE from the coding sequence ATGGACAAAACGTTTAACCTCAGGCATAACCGAAAGACCGTCTTCTACGGACTCATTGTCGTTTGGCTCGTGTCGGTTAACCTATGGCTTTACGGGTATAAATCGGTGGGATTTGCCGCCTCCGAAGCTTCCATCTACGACCACGAATATGGAACTCCCACCACCATTCTGGCCCAACCACTGAGTGTTAATGTGGACGTATTTCATGATACCACCATTAAAAACATGGCCCAAGCCGTGGGCATCAAAGATACCCGGTCCATCGATGCTCATTCAAGTGTCTACGACCTGTTGTTGGCTAAACATCAGTTATCGGACATATTGACCAACCTAGATTTCACCGAGCGGTGTGACttatacttcaagaacctCTTTGGCCAGAACCGTAACTGGTTTGTGAACCCTAGCGAGGACCTCCCACTCGATCACCGGCACGAGTTTGACTATGAACTGTTCAAACACAACGTCTATGATGGCATGAAGGAAAAATACGCTGAGGGGTCACACAAGAAGGTCGACGATGTTGACTACAACGACAAAAAGGTGGCCAAAGCGGTTGAACTGCTAGTGAAGGCGGAATACAAGCAGTTCTGGGACAAAACCATGGGAATCGAACAGAAGATGGTGGACTATTTGTCCCACTTGCGtattttcaacaagtgctACATCACCAATGACAATAAGTATATCATGGACAAGGCCAACAAATTGCTCACCAAAGAGGCCACGAAGATTGACCACTCCAAGTTTCAGGCCGATTCTGCcgaaaagttgatcaaccaCAAGAGTTTTGGCTCGTGTAGTGAGTTGGAAAGCAGAATCTATAAATGGATCTCGTTTTCGTATCCGATTTATGAGAGATGGACGGGTGATATCTTCTTGACACCTCCAAACATGCGTGACTTTGTCAAGTATCCCGAGGTATTTAAGCCCACAACccccaagttcaatgagCTCACGGATGATGTTACTAAGTCCACGCTTACTGGAAATAAACcctgtttcttcaacaacttcaagaacaagctAAACGGGAAGGGGATCGTATTGTCGATAAAAGACAGTCATGTGGATGATACCGTCAAGCTTATTCATCTATTGAGGGCGTTGAACAACCACTACCCCATTCAAATTGTGTTCTACGACTCTATTAACGACGAGTCCAAAATAAAAATCGTCAACGCTGCcaggaagaagatgatcGATTTGCCCGccagcttcaacaaagtgGCCAAGAATTTTCCTCCCGGCTATTTCAACTTCCAGGATGGAGGGTTACCCAAGCAAGAGGTTTGGTTTGTCAATACGTATAATGCAATTCACAACAACTACAAGGATAAGTTCCGGGGGTTTGCCAATAAGTTTCTAGCcactttgttcaactcgttCGAGGAGGTTATGTTGATAGATGCCGACACCGTGTTAGTGCAGAACCCATCGTATTatttcaatttgaagaactaCGTATCGAAGGGAGCATACTTTTTTAAGGATAGGACCGCTCCGGAGTTCAGACCTACTGGAgacaccaagttctttgagAAAATCACTCCTTCAATACtagacaacttgatgttcGACATCCCTATAATCTCCCAGAAGACACTTGGCTTGGAGTTCTTCCAAGGAATGGGTCATTTTATGGAAAGTGGATTGGTATTGATCAACAGAAATTTGCACTTCAACTCAGTGTTGACCATGGtccaattgaacttctttaacCCTGTCACTACTAGAGTATATGGGGACAAAGAAATCTTTTGGTTGGGATTCGCCACAACGGGTGACGAGGACTACCACTTTAACAAGTTTTTTGCAGCATCGGTAGGAGCTCTTACACCACAGCAGGACCGATTGAACGGCGACGGGACCGAGAAAAAATCCCAGGAGGTCTGTTCGGCTCACCCAGGTCATATCAACGGAGAGGATGGCAAGACATTGATCTGGTTTAACTCgggtttcaagttctgtgGACAAAGTGACGTTGTAAAGTACGAAGATGAAGTCAAGAAGCAAGAAcatttgaagttcttgaaagatgcTCAAAGTATGAGAGAATATTATGAAGGACCCATAGTACTCAAAAATGCCATTATTCCTcccttcaaaaacaaacTAGAAACTTGGGCCGAGAACATTATAGAAGAGCCAAGGCAGGGTTGGCATATGGAAAAGGGCTACTGTAACAGTTATTTATGGTGCGcatattcttcaattggtGGTCTCACCAATGATGGAGGTGACACCACCCAAACGGGGCAagtgtttgattttgataaGGATTCGATcgacttgttcaaatactATGGCGATGTTTGGGTGGGTAATGAGTAA
- the UFE1 gene encoding syntaxin ufe1 (COG:U; EggNog:ENOG503Q2YZ), with protein MADLTPLFNQVVSIVQEEFRDSIQINRLNKDEYAINDTFTKESKGLYRYIIGLNSFLEQIKQPYLAINDDNDTKGLSIDDKNKLDEDFQIKLQALYEKLKVLQNYEKKRQVHKPKGHWISNMFGDEEEDMKQLYFVSLSNHRNQVLKFLSESLNNSGKQFQKLQKKRIQRERQLNLLNFQNLEDDLDLDIPATELDGPISWENEVPQLSPGQIQEFESENETLLSLKNTQLKKVETLHTSMVDIMNMQAEITYQIESQSSQIMNLIDNQDQINFDLTSGNKNLTKATSRNKKSANIIITTNIILGILLLIMDYIR; from the coding sequence ATGGCAGACTTGACCCCATTATTCAACCAGGTGGTAAGTATCGTCCAAGAGGAATTTAGAGACTCGATCCAGATTAATCGCCTCAATAAAGACGAGTATGCCATAAATGATACGTTCACCAAAGAATCAAAGGGGTTGTACAGGTATATCATTGGGCTCAACTCATTCCTCGAACAAATCAAGCAACCATACTTGGCTATaaatgatgataacgaCACGAAAGGGCTAAGTATTGATGACAAAAACAAACTCGATGAAGacttccaaatcaaacttCAGGCTCTATACGAGAAACTTAAGGTCCTTCAAAACTACGAAAAAAAACGCCAAGTCCACAAGCCGAAAGGTCACTGGATATCCAATatgtttggtgatgaggaagaagatatGAAACAGTTATATTTTGTGAGTCTAAGTAATCACAGAAATcaagtgttgaagtttttgagtGAATCCTTGAATAATTCGGGTAAACAATTCcaaaagttgcaaaagaagCGTATTCAGAGAGAGCGACAGTTAAACTTACTCAATTTCCAAAACTTAGAGGACGATCTCGACCTAGATATTCCAGCTACAGAGTTGGACGGACCCATCTCCTGGGAGAATGAGGTACCCCAATTGTCACCGGGTCAAATCCAAGAGTTCGAACTGGAAAATGAAACTTTACTTAGCTTGAAGAATACTCAGCTTAAAAAGGTTGAAACTTTGCATACGTCAATGGTGGACATCATGAATATGCAAGCAGAAATCACATACCAGATAGAAAGTCAGTCCAGCCAAATCATGAATCTTATCGATAACCAGGACCAGATAAACTTTGATTTGACCTCtggaaacaaaaacttAACCAAGGCCACCTCaaggaacaagaaaagTGCAAATATAATAATAACTACCAACATTATTTTGGGAATACTTTTGTTAATAATGGACTATATACGATAA